The following proteins are encoded in a genomic region of Arachis stenosperma cultivar V10309 chromosome 4, arast.V10309.gnm1.PFL2, whole genome shotgun sequence:
- the LOC130973824 gene encoding uncharacterized protein LOC130973824, with the protein MVKKPWRIIPRPLLETILNNHAQHHRVPQPLILHGPRGVGKTTLLLDRLLTDWNKAPHFTGYVDFAQSVEGQFPWASWSSCPPPSISDCRKSLEQCLESMAERGVRMGTITAQQVFATLSKWHGLTGALRTVLLAGGSASKSPVPNNRAASPAVLWDRAIFAMSARCDAAEIDRILGFGEKEKVSLSVEEASYFKEAVVALKLAKKVLDVQQGWRANAIAHMNRTGVFSRSLTHSSTDWPCLLLELLSQAAEVDHFQPKLVLNNIEVLKHATVNDDISVSGPLYHDSLIWRIIALGANERILPVILVTSDSYYSYEAFLEFGYKDIFISRETFGWTPQEAKMHMVPDYFSHKEWNVIAEVLGPNPRHLFELYALKQSKYYEKITEDKASTFEDIVDAYLAYLQITVLNPAMDRALEILQKFAIDVCNGEVSKDRLRFGAPWRCPPQIDDPILRMEWAKLQLMDFVQALVNTEFGVNYRIDYSEEILDDPSAVALLEVGLLYAQRDPPFLRPISRGIERCIVRWFVQQQMQLRFPNKIQFLCHRIIRGRYYRHLMVQPGNKY; encoded by the exons ATGGTGAAGAAGCCATGGAGAATCATTCCCAGACCCCTCCTTGAAACAATCCTTAACAACCACGCACAGCACCATCGCGTCCCCCAGCCTCTCATCCTCCACGGCCCCAGAGGCGTCGGAAAAACAACCCTCCTCCTCGACC GTTTGCTCACTGACTGGAACAAAGCTCCTCATTTCACCGGCTACGTCGACTTTGCGCAATCTGTTGAAGGCCAGTTCCCGTGGGCGTCGTGGTCCAGCTGTCCGCCGCCTTCTATCTCCGACTGCCGGAAAAGCCTCGAACAATGCCTTGAGTCCATGGCTGAAAGAGGTGTCCGGATGGGCACCATCACCGCTCAGCAGGTATTTGCCACTCTCAGCAAATGGCACGGCCTCACCGGGGCTCTCCGCACCGTGTTGCTCGCCGGCGGCAGTGCTTCGAAGTCCCCTGTCCCTAACAACAGGGCGGCCTCACCCGCAGTGCTGTGGGACCGGGCGATCTTTGCAATGTCCGCTCGCTGCGATGCTGCCGAGATTGACAGAATTTTAGGGTTCGGGGAGAAGGAGAAGGTTTCCTTGTCTGTAGAGGAGGCTTCTTATTTCAAGGAGGCGGTTGTGGCGCTGAAGCTGGCGAAGAAGGTGCTCGATGTTCAGCAAGGGTGGAGGGCTAATGCCATTGCTCATATGAACCGGACTGGCGTGTTCTCAAGGAGTTTGACGCATTCTTCTACTGATTGGCCTTGTTTGTTGTTGGAGCTGTTATCACAAGCTGCTGAGGTGGACCATTTCCAG CCGAAGTTAGTTCTTAATAATATCGAAGTTTTAAAGCATGCTACTGTAAATGATGATATATCAGTTAGCGGACCACTGTATCATGATAGTCTGATATGGCGTATAATTGCTTTGGGTGCGAATGAGCGTATTCTGCCCGTGATCTTGGTGACATCTGACAG CTACTATTCATATGAAGCATTCTTGGAGTTTGGATATAAGGATATATTCATATCACGCGAG ACCTTTGGATGGACTCCACAGGAAGCTAAAATGCATATGGTCCCTGATTATTTCAGTCATAAAGAA TGGAATGTAATTGCTGAGGTACTTGGGCCAAACCCTCGACATCTCTTTGAGCTTTATGCACTTAAGCAAAGTAAATATTACGAAAA GATAACGGAAGACAAGGCTAGTACTTTTGAGGATATTGTAGATGCATATTTAGCGTATTTGCAA ATTACCGTCCTGAATCCGGCGATGGATAGAGCATTGGAGATCTTGCAAAAGTTTGCGATTGATGTATGCAATGGAGAGGTTTCAAAAGACAGATTACGTTTTGGTGCCCCTTGGAGGTGTCCACCACAAATTGATGATCCTATATTGCGCATGGAGTGGGCAAAGCTTCAGTTAATGGATTTCGTTCAAGCTCTTGTCAACACAGAATTTGGA GTTAATTACCGAATAGATTATAGCGAAGAAATATTGGACGACCCGTCTGCTGTTGCATTATTGGAG GTTGGGTTGCTTTATGCTCAACGGGATCCGCCCTTCCTTCGTCCAATATCTAGAGGAATTGAGAGGTGTATAGTGAGATG GTTTGTCCAGCAGCAGATGCAGCTGAGGTTCCCCAACAAGATTCAATTTTTGTGCCACAGAATAATTCGTGGACGTTACTATCGCCATTTGATGGTACAGCCAGGCAACAAATACTAG
- the LOC130973823 gene encoding lysM domain receptor-like kinase 3 isoform X1, whose amino-acid sequence MEPRHRFVSVLLQLLLLGCVLYGAESQCSKGCPLALASYYMWTGSNLTYVSEIMKSNVLSDPNDIVNYNKDTIPNKDSVQASIRVNVPFPCDCINGEFLGHTFQYDIQSGDTYEHVATNNYANLTNVNWLRKFNSYPPNNIPDTGTLNVTVNCSCGNRQVANYGLFITYPLRPGDTLQAVAKNQSVDAFLLQKYNPSVNFNQGSGLVYIPGKDQNGSFVFLPSSSGGLAAGAIAGIAVGIVAGLLLVAVGIYFGHFRKKKMQREELLSQDSKPMFRQDGKDETSRSAAYEAAGPAGPGTITGITVDKSVEFSYEELATATNNFNLANKIGQGGFGAVYYAELRGEKAAIKKMDMQASKEFLAELKVLTRVHHLNLVRLIGYSIEGSLFLVYEYIENGNLSQHLRGSGREPLPWATRVQIALDSARGLEYIHEHTVPVYIHRDIKSANILIDKNYRGKVADFGLTKLTEVGSSSLPTGRLVGTFGYMPPEYAQYGDVSPKVDVYAFGVVLFELISAKEAIVKTSESVADSKGLVALFEGVLSQPDPTEDLCKLVDPRLGENYPIDSVRKMAHLAKACTQDNPQLRPSMRSIVVALMTLSSTTDDWDVGSFYENQNLVNLMSGR is encoded by the exons ATGGAACCCAGACATAGGTTTGTATCTGTGCTCTTGCAGTTGTTGCTGCTGGGTTGCGTTCTTTACGGCGCGGAATCTCAGTGCAGCAAGGGCTGTCCCCTAGCTCTAGCTTCCTACTACATGTGGACAGGCTCCAACTTGACGTACGTTTCAGAGATCATGAAATCCAACGTCCTCTCGGATCCAAACGACATAGTCAACTACAACAAAGACACGATTCCCAACAAGGACAGTGTTCAAGCCTCCATAAGAGTCAACGTTCCGTTCCCATGCGACTGCATCAACGGCGAGTTTCTAGGTCACACTTTCCAGTACGATATCCAGAGCGGGGACACGTACGAGCATGTGGCGACTAACAATTACGCCAATTTGACGAACGTGAATTGGCTGAGGAAGTTCAACAGTTATCCTCCTAACAACATCCCTGACACTGGAACCCTTAACGTTACCGTTAACTGCTCCTGTGGGAACAGACAAGTGGCGAATTATGGTTTGTTCATCACGTATCCACTTAGGCCTGGGGACACCTTACAGGCTGTGGCAAAGAATCAGAGTGTTGACGCTTTCTTGCTTCAGAAGTACAATCCCTCTGTCAATTTCAACCAAGGCTCTGGCCTTGTTTATATTCCAGGCAAAG ATCAAAATGGTAGCTTTGTGTTTTTGCCATCCAG TTCTGGAG GTCTTGCTGCTGGGGCTATTGCCGGCATAGCCGTTGGTATAGTAGCTGGTCTTCTATTAGTGGCTGTTGGTATATATTTTGGACATTTCAGGAAAAAAAAGATGCAGAGGGAAGAATTGCTCTCGCAAGACTCCAAACCAATGTTCAGACAAGATGGTAAAG ATGAAACCTCGCGTAGTGCTGCTTATGAAGCTGCAGGGCCTGCTGGGCCTGGTACCATCACAGGCATAACAGTGGACAAATCAGTCGAGTTTTCATATGAAGAATTAGCAACTGCCACGAATAACTTCAATTTGGCTAATAAAATTGGTCAAGGTGGTTTTGGTGCTGTCTACTATGCAGAGCTGAGGGGAGAG AAAGCTGCAATCAAGAAGATGGATATGCAAGCATCAAAAGAATTTCTTGCAGAATTGAAAGTCCTGACACGTGTTCATCATCTAAACCTG GTGCGGTTGATTGGATATAGTATCGAGGGTTCGCTTTTCCTTGTCTATGAATACATTGAGAATGGAAACTTGAGTCAGCATCTCCGCGGTTCTG GAAGAGAGCCATTGCCATGGGCTACCCGTGTTCAAATTGCATTGGATTCTGCCAGAGGTCTTGAATATATTCATGAGCATACAGTGCCTGTATATATTCATCGCGACATAAAGTCAGCAAATATATTAATAGATAAAAACTACCgtggaaag GTTGCCGATTTCGGATTGACTAAACTGACAGAAGTTGGAAGCTCATCACTTCCTACTGGTCGTCTTGTCGGAACTTTTGGATACATGCCTCCAGA GTATGCTCAATATGGAGATGTATCACCCAAAGTAGATGTGTATGCTTTTGGAGTAGTTCTTTTTGAACTTATTTCAGCTAAGGAAGCTATCGTCAAGACAAGCGAATCTGTTGCTGACTCAAAGGGCCTTGTGGCTTTG TTTGAAGGAGTTCTTAGTCAGCCTGATCCTACAGAAGATCTTTGTAAACTAGTGGATCCAAGGCTTGGGGAAAACTACCCTATTGATTCAGTTCGCAAA ATGGCGCATCTAGCAAAAGCTTGTACACAGGACAATCCCCAACTGCGTCCGAGTATGAGATCCATTGTTGTTGCCTTAATGACACTTTCTTCAACTACTGATGATTGGGATGTTGGCTCCTTCTATGAAAACCAAAATCTTGTGAATCTCATGTCCGGAAGATAG
- the LOC130973823 gene encoding lysM domain receptor-like kinase 3 isoform X2, with amino-acid sequence MEPRHRFVSVLLQLLLLGCVLYGAESQCSKGCPLALASYYMWTGSNLTYVSEIMKSNVLSDPNDIVNYNKDTIPNKDSVQASIRVNVPFPCDCINGEFLGHTFQYDIQSGDTYEHVATNNYANLTNVNWLRKFNSYPPNNIPDTGTLNVTVNCSCGNRQVANYGLFITYPLRPGDTLQAVAKNQSVDAFLLQKYNPSVNFNQGSGLVYIPGKGLAAGAIAGIAVGIVAGLLLVAVGIYFGHFRKKKMQREELLSQDSKPMFRQDGKDETSRSAAYEAAGPAGPGTITGITVDKSVEFSYEELATATNNFNLANKIGQGGFGAVYYAELRGEKAAIKKMDMQASKEFLAELKVLTRVHHLNLVRLIGYSIEGSLFLVYEYIENGNLSQHLRGSGREPLPWATRVQIALDSARGLEYIHEHTVPVYIHRDIKSANILIDKNYRGKVADFGLTKLTEVGSSSLPTGRLVGTFGYMPPEYAQYGDVSPKVDVYAFGVVLFELISAKEAIVKTSESVADSKGLVALFEGVLSQPDPTEDLCKLVDPRLGENYPIDSVRKMAHLAKACTQDNPQLRPSMRSIVVALMTLSSTTDDWDVGSFYENQNLVNLMSGR; translated from the exons ATGGAACCCAGACATAGGTTTGTATCTGTGCTCTTGCAGTTGTTGCTGCTGGGTTGCGTTCTTTACGGCGCGGAATCTCAGTGCAGCAAGGGCTGTCCCCTAGCTCTAGCTTCCTACTACATGTGGACAGGCTCCAACTTGACGTACGTTTCAGAGATCATGAAATCCAACGTCCTCTCGGATCCAAACGACATAGTCAACTACAACAAAGACACGATTCCCAACAAGGACAGTGTTCAAGCCTCCATAAGAGTCAACGTTCCGTTCCCATGCGACTGCATCAACGGCGAGTTTCTAGGTCACACTTTCCAGTACGATATCCAGAGCGGGGACACGTACGAGCATGTGGCGACTAACAATTACGCCAATTTGACGAACGTGAATTGGCTGAGGAAGTTCAACAGTTATCCTCCTAACAACATCCCTGACACTGGAACCCTTAACGTTACCGTTAACTGCTCCTGTGGGAACAGACAAGTGGCGAATTATGGTTTGTTCATCACGTATCCACTTAGGCCTGGGGACACCTTACAGGCTGTGGCAAAGAATCAGAGTGTTGACGCTTTCTTGCTTCAGAAGTACAATCCCTCTGTCAATTTCAACCAAGGCTCTGGCCTTGTTTATATTCCAGGCAAAG GTCTTGCTGCTGGGGCTATTGCCGGCATAGCCGTTGGTATAGTAGCTGGTCTTCTATTAGTGGCTGTTGGTATATATTTTGGACATTTCAGGAAAAAAAAGATGCAGAGGGAAGAATTGCTCTCGCAAGACTCCAAACCAATGTTCAGACAAGATGGTAAAG ATGAAACCTCGCGTAGTGCTGCTTATGAAGCTGCAGGGCCTGCTGGGCCTGGTACCATCACAGGCATAACAGTGGACAAATCAGTCGAGTTTTCATATGAAGAATTAGCAACTGCCACGAATAACTTCAATTTGGCTAATAAAATTGGTCAAGGTGGTTTTGGTGCTGTCTACTATGCAGAGCTGAGGGGAGAG AAAGCTGCAATCAAGAAGATGGATATGCAAGCATCAAAAGAATTTCTTGCAGAATTGAAAGTCCTGACACGTGTTCATCATCTAAACCTG GTGCGGTTGATTGGATATAGTATCGAGGGTTCGCTTTTCCTTGTCTATGAATACATTGAGAATGGAAACTTGAGTCAGCATCTCCGCGGTTCTG GAAGAGAGCCATTGCCATGGGCTACCCGTGTTCAAATTGCATTGGATTCTGCCAGAGGTCTTGAATATATTCATGAGCATACAGTGCCTGTATATATTCATCGCGACATAAAGTCAGCAAATATATTAATAGATAAAAACTACCgtggaaag GTTGCCGATTTCGGATTGACTAAACTGACAGAAGTTGGAAGCTCATCACTTCCTACTGGTCGTCTTGTCGGAACTTTTGGATACATGCCTCCAGA GTATGCTCAATATGGAGATGTATCACCCAAAGTAGATGTGTATGCTTTTGGAGTAGTTCTTTTTGAACTTATTTCAGCTAAGGAAGCTATCGTCAAGACAAGCGAATCTGTTGCTGACTCAAAGGGCCTTGTGGCTTTG TTTGAAGGAGTTCTTAGTCAGCCTGATCCTACAGAAGATCTTTGTAAACTAGTGGATCCAAGGCTTGGGGAAAACTACCCTATTGATTCAGTTCGCAAA ATGGCGCATCTAGCAAAAGCTTGTACACAGGACAATCCCCAACTGCGTCCGAGTATGAGATCCATTGTTGTTGCCTTAATGACACTTTCTTCAACTACTGATGATTGGGATGTTGGCTCCTTCTATGAAAACCAAAATCTTGTGAATCTCATGTCCGGAAGATAG
- the LOC130973825 gene encoding uncharacterized protein LOC130973825, with protein MDRICLTLLLFVAVAMCRADTTNNSGGLLLPPDAVDSVLVPPENSDGGFSSLDSMLNWAISNSDPEKLKESAQAQQRLSQSELQKRQMEIKEIMEKTKMPSDGELMKIAISDLNNKSASLEDRYRALQELLELVEPIDNANDLHKLGGLVVITQELNHSDPGIRTIAAWILGKASQNNPIVQQQVLELQVLSKLMKMVKSDSVEEANKALYAVSALIRNNAASQEKFYAEAGGWMLHDILRNANLDIRLRKKAVLLLADLAAYQLENVDRDGPPFFNDRDLLKSVVDLTASPDLDLQEKALVAIKSFLQLRITEALVFRDFCALGNALNRMKQSLHDLMADEYQRDYVMDVETLRIEVEQIFHKKLVKQ; from the exons ATGGACCGAATATGCCTCACTCTCCTGCTCTTCGTGGCGGTGGCGATGTGCCGCGCAGACACCACCAACAACTCCGGCGGCCTGTTATTGCCCCCTGATGCGGTGGATTCTGTTTTAGTTCCGCCTGAAAACTCCGACGGCGGCTTTTCTTCACTGGACAGCATGTTAAACTGGGCTATAA GTAATTCGGATCCCGAAAAATTAAAGGAATCTGCTCAAGCTCAGCAACGGCTCTCACAAAGCGAGCTCCAGAAACGCCAAATGGAAATCAAG GAGATTATGGAGAAAACAAAGATGCCTTCGGACGGGGAACTAATGAAGATTGCTATAAGTGACTTGAATAACAAGTCAGCGTCATTGGAAGATAGGTACCGTGCTTTACAGGAGCTCTTAGAGCTCGTGGAGCCAATAGATAATGCAAACG ATTTGCACAAACTTGGGGGACTTGTCGTGATTACACAGGAACTTAATCACTCTGATCCAGGCATAAGGACAATTGCTGCATGGATCCTTGGGAAAGCTAGTCAAAATAACCCAATTGTGCAGCAGCAG GTCTTGGAACTCCAAGTACTCTCTAAGCTGATGAAAATGGTAAAGTCTGATTCTGTAGAAGAAGCCAATAAGGCACTATATGCAGTTTCAGCATTAATTCGGAATAATGCTGCAAGTCAGGAGAAGTTCTATGCTGAAGCTGGAGGTTGGATGCTTCAC GATATTTTGAGGAATGCTAATCTTGATATCAGACTACGGAAGAAGGCTGTGCTCCTATTGGCCGATCTAGCAGCGTATCAATTAGAGAATGTAGACAGAGATGGACCGCCTTTTTTCAATGACCGGGATCTGTTGAAGTCAGTAGTTGATTTAACTGCATCACCTGATCTTGATCTCCAGGAAAAG GCTCTTGTAGCGATTAAAAGTTTTCTGCAACTAAGGATCACTGAAGCTCTCGTTTTCAGAGATTTTTGTGCTTTGGGCAATGCACTGAATAGGATGAAGCAATCGTTGCATGATTTGATGGCAGACGAGTATCAGAGAGACTATGTGATGGATGTGGAAACCCTTCGCATTGAAGTGGAACAAATTTTCCATAAAAAACTCGTAAAGCAGTGA